The following proteins are encoded in a genomic region of Dokdonia donghaensis DSW-1:
- the lon gene encoding endopeptidase La: MAKPKFTTLDRLSLQEIDGDAELIPLMTPEDEEAINNEELPESLAILPLRNTVLFPGVVIPISAGRDTSIKLIDEANKGGKVVGVVAQKDESVENPTADDINKVGVVARILRVLKMPDGNVTVIIQGKKRFEINEVTQTEPYLRATIKEFPETRPDKGSQEFKAAIDSIKDLALKIIQDSPNIPSEASFAIKNIQSDSFLINFVSSNMNLTVAEKQELLHINDLHKRAIETLKFMDMERQKLELKNDIQNKVQNDMSQQQREYFLHQQMKTIQEELGGSTSEDDLEEMRERAKTKKWGEKVEKHFKKELSKMQRMNPQVAEYSIQRNYLDLFLDLPWNEFSEDKFHLKRAMKILDRDHYGLDDVKRRIIEYLAVLKLRNDMKSPILCLYGPPGVGKTSLGKSVAEALGREYIRMSLGGMRDESEIRGHRKTYIGAMPGRIIQSLRKAGTSNPVFVLDEIDKLSMGSQGDPSSALLEVLDPEQNSEFHDNFLEMGFDLSKVMFIATSNSLNTIQPALRDRMEIINVTGYTIEEKTEIAKRHLLPKQLKEHGMTPEQLKIAKPQLEKIVEGYTRESGVRGLEKQVAKMVRYGAKNLAMEEEYNVKVSNEDIIEVLGSPRMERDKYENNDVAGVVTGLAWTRVGGDILFIESALSKGKGTLSITGNLGKVMKESATIAMEYIKANAELLGLDSKIFDSYDVHIHVPEGATPKDGPSAGITMLTSLVSLFTQRKVKKSIAMTGEITLRGKVLPVGGIKEKILAAKRAKIKEILLCEQNRRDIEEIKPDYLKGLTFHYVKDMSEVLELALTKQKVKNAKKL; this comes from the coding sequence ATGGCAAAACCAAAATTTACAACATTAGACAGATTGTCACTGCAAGAGATAGATGGAGATGCAGAGCTTATCCCTTTAATGACCCCAGAAGATGAGGAGGCGATTAATAATGAAGAGCTCCCAGAAAGTCTAGCGATATTACCTTTACGTAATACGGTACTGTTTCCTGGAGTTGTGATTCCTATTTCGGCAGGAAGAGACACCTCTATAAAACTTATAGACGAGGCAAATAAAGGAGGAAAGGTAGTAGGTGTAGTAGCTCAAAAAGATGAGTCTGTAGAAAACCCTACGGCAGATGATATAAATAAAGTAGGCGTGGTAGCACGTATACTGCGTGTTCTTAAAATGCCTGACGGTAATGTAACCGTAATCATACAAGGTAAAAAACGCTTTGAGATTAATGAAGTGACTCAAACCGAACCTTACTTAAGAGCCACGATAAAAGAATTTCCAGAAACACGTCCAGATAAAGGAAGTCAAGAATTTAAGGCTGCGATAGACTCTATAAAAGATCTTGCTCTTAAAATTATTCAAGACTCGCCAAATATCCCATCTGAGGCATCTTTTGCAATAAAAAACATACAGAGCGATTCTTTCTTAATAAACTTTGTGAGTTCTAATATGAATCTCACGGTGGCTGAGAAGCAGGAATTACTTCACATAAACGATTTACATAAGCGCGCTATCGAGACGCTTAAGTTTATGGATATGGAGCGCCAGAAGCTGGAGCTCAAAAATGATATTCAAAACAAGGTTCAAAATGATATGAGCCAGCAGCAGCGCGAGTACTTCTTGCACCAGCAAATGAAGACCATTCAAGAAGAACTAGGAGGATCTACCTCTGAGGATGATCTTGAAGAGATGCGCGAGCGTGCAAAGACAAAAAAATGGGGAGAAAAAGTAGAAAAGCATTTTAAGAAAGAGCTTTCTAAAATGCAACGTATGAATCCCCAAGTAGCGGAGTATAGCATACAGCGCAACTATCTTGACCTCTTTTTAGACCTTCCTTGGAACGAGTTTAGTGAAGATAAATTTCATTTAAAACGTGCTATGAAAATCTTAGACCGTGATCACTATGGTCTTGATGATGTAAAGCGTCGTATTATAGAATACCTAGCGGTATTAAAATTACGTAATGATATGAAGTCACCTATACTCTGTCTTTACGGACCTCCAGGTGTGGGTAAAACTTCATTAGGTAAATCTGTTGCCGAGGCACTTGGGCGTGAGTACATACGTATGAGTCTAGGTGGTATGCGTGACGAGTCTGAGATACGTGGTCACAGAAAGACCTATATAGGAGCAATGCCAGGGCGCATTATACAAAGCCTTCGTAAGGCGGGTACTAGTAACCCAGTTTTTGTGCTAGATGAGATAGATAAGTTAAGTATGGGGAGTCAAGGAGATCCATCTTCTGCATTACTAGAAGTGCTTGACCCAGAGCAGAATAGTGAGTTTCACGATAACTTCCTTGAGATGGGGTTTGACCTTTCTAAGGTAATGTTTATCGCGACCTCAAATAGCCTTAATACCATACAGCCAGCATTACGCGATCGTATGGAGATTATAAATGTAACAGGTTATACTATAGAAGAAAAGACAGAGATTGCAAAGAGACACTTATTACCTAAGCAACTTAAGGAGCACGGTATGACACCAGAGCAGCTTAAGATAGCAAAGCCACAACTAGAAAAAATTGTTGAGGGGTACACACGTGAGTCTGGAGTGCGTGGTCTTGAGAAGCAAGTTGCAAAGATGGTGCGCTACGGTGCTAAAAATCTTGCAATGGAGGAGGAGTATAACGTAAAAGTTTCTAATGAAGACATCATAGAAGTTTTAGGATCTCCTAGAATGGAGCGTGACAAGTATGAAAATAATGATGTTGCTGGAGTAGTAACAGGTCTTGCCTGGACACGTGTAGGTGGTGATATTTTATTTATAGAGTCTGCCTTATCAAAAGGAAAAGGAACACTATCTATCACAGGTAACCTTGGTAAGGTAATGAAGGAGAGTGCTACTATAGCAATGGAGTACATAAAGGCAAATGCAGAGCTTCTTGGTCTAGATTCAAAAATATTTGACAGCTATGACGTACACATTCACGTGCCAGAAGGAGCGACTCCTAAGGATGGCCCTAGTGCAGGTATCACAATGCTTACCTCTCTAGTATCATTATTTACACAACGCAAAGTCAAGAAGAGCATCGCAATGACAGGTGAGATAACCCTGCGAGGTAAAGTATTACCAGTAGGAGGAATCAAAGAAAAGATTCTTGCTGCAAAGCGTGCAAAAATTAAAGAAATCTTACTTTGTGAGCAAAACCGTCGCGACATAGAAGAGATAAAGCCAGATTACTTAAAAGGTCTTACGTTCCACTATGTAAAAGATATGAGTGAGGTATTAGAACTTGCTCTTACTAAGCAAAAGGTTAAAAACGCAAAGAAGTTATAA
- a CDS encoding RNA polymerase sigma factor has product MNFTNHQITDLLSLCQQGEQGAQMEVYNRYYKAMYNTSLRIVKHEAEAEDIMQESFLSAFTKLDSYKGEASFGSWLKRIVVNNSLNAYNKSKRLDETSIDDHLYKIEDDAAGVAEMDLSSVRAQEVVNAMSELKDNYRQSLSLHLIEGYDYEEMSEIMNVSYANCRTMVSRAKDSLRRILNKNEKGTYRSSI; this is encoded by the coding sequence GTGAATTTTACCAACCATCAAATAACCGATCTATTATCACTATGCCAGCAAGGTGAGCAGGGTGCACAAATGGAAGTTTACAATCGCTACTACAAGGCGATGTATAACACCTCATTGCGCATTGTAAAACACGAAGCAGAAGCAGAAGATATTATGCAAGAGTCCTTCTTAAGTGCTTTTACAAAACTAGACAGCTACAAGGGTGAGGCGTCTTTTGGGAGTTGGTTAAAACGTATCGTTGTAAATAATAGCCTCAATGCTTACAATAAAAGTAAGCGACTAGATGAAACGTCTATAGATGACCATCTATATAAAATAGAAGACGATGCGGCCGGTGTAGCAGAGATGGATCTCTCTAGTGTACGTGCTCAAGAAGTGGTAAACGCAATGAGTGAACTAAAAGATAATTATAGACAGTCACTGTCATTACATCTTATAGAGGGTTATGACTATGAAGAAATGAGTGAAATAATGAATGTAAGCTATGCAAACTGCAGAACGATGGTGTCTAGAGCAAAAGACAGCTTACGAAGAATTTTAAATAAAAATGAAAAAGGAACCTATAGATCAAGTATTTAA